The nucleotide sequence ATCGATCAATGATCCGATGCAATCCGGTCTTTTCCAGGACCTCCCATTCACCGCGATCGCACCAGATGCCCTTACAGTTGGGGCACCGCTCCAGGTAAAACGGAGTCTTCGTACTGACCTTCACCCGCGCCAGGTAGCATTTACAGGCCGGGCACAGGGAAGCGATGCCATCCGTTGGCGATGGTGTCGCGTCTGTTTCCAGCACCCGATCAATCAACTCAGATGGATCGTCTACGCTGGGCTGATGCTCCTGCCATTCTCCATAGGACTGCGGTGGAAGCCAGGCTCCCTGACAATCCGGGCAACATAGAACAGGCAACTGCCCCATCAATGTGCCATCCATCAACGTTGTTTTCCGGTCTTTTGGACACTGCACAACCACTCTCCCTGATCAGCCAACATTCTAATTTAACCGGAGAGTGGGCAGCGATGGGGACAGCGGGGATGTGGTAGATATGGCAGGGGACAGGGGACAGGGAAGAAAAGGATAACGGAATCAGGTGTTGAGTGTTCTAATTTGTCCTGACCTGGATGATTACCGCTCTAACCTGAATAATTCATCAGAAGGATAGCCCTGGTGTCCAGACTCTGTGCCCCCTCTCCCAAGTTTGGGAGAGGGGGACGCAGGGGGGTGAGGGCAGCACAGATTTTGCAAGTTATTTAATTCTTATTCCTTAGCGCAGGTAAGCAATCGTCACACCCGCCCCTCCATCCTCCCGTTTGGCTAACTCGAAACGTTCAATCTGGGGATGCTGCTGTAAAAAAGCATGGACTCCCTGGCGCAGTTTGCCCGTTCCATGCCCGTGGATAATCCAGAGGACCCCTGCCTCCGGTGCCTCAGCGATCGCCCGTTCAATCAGAGGTTCTGCATCCGCCACGCGACTGCCGCGAATGTCAAGGGTGTTGCGAGACGTGCGGATGAGGGGGGTGTCAGAGGGAAGAGACGGTTTCTCCGCGCTCGTTTCTGAAGCGTTGGAAGAGGCAGGGGAAATGGATTTTCGGTTTCCGGTACCTGCTCCCTTGTTCCGCCGCTCCTGCTGACTCACGGGCTTTTCCCCATCCAGGGATTCTACATCCTCCAGGGAGACGGTCATTTTCATGAAGCCGAAGCGGACGGTGAGTTCATCGTTATCGTCAGGGGCAGTCAAGACCTCAGCCGTTTGCCCAAGACGGGGAATGCGGACGCGATCGCCCACCTGGGGTTGAAAGCCGGGTTTTGGCTTAGGTTGTTGGCGAGAAGGCAGTTGGCGATCAGCAATCGTATTAATCGCATCTGTGGCTTGCTGTGCTGCCTGGGCAGTCATCGGACCTTGCTGCAACTGACGGATGACCTGAGCAATTTCCTGTTTTGCCTGAGCGATCGCCGCCTGGATTGCCTGCTCCTGTGCCTGCTGAAGTTGCTGTTCCCGTTCTTTCAGGGAGGCGGCTTTGCGAGCAACTTCCTGGTGGAGCCGTTCAGCATGGTCCAAAATCTTAGCGGCTTCCTCAGATTTTTTTTCCTGCCGCCGGCGTTGCGCTTCCAGCCCGGCAATGACCTGATTCACCTCTTCTGATGCGCCACCGGCATAGGTCTGTGCCTGGTTGACGATCTCCTCCTTCAATCCCAGGCGACGGGCAATGGCCAGTGCATTTGATCGTCCTGGAATCCCCCATAGCAACCGGTAAGTGGGGGACAGCGAGACATCATCAAATTCCACAGAAGCATTCTCAAATCGCTCATCCTGATATTTCAATGCCTTCAGTTCGCCAAAATGGGTTGTGGCAATGGTCAACCTGGCATGATCTGCCAGGTACTTGAGCAGGGCGATCGCCAGAGCGCTGCCCTCGGTTGGGTCGGTTCCCGCTCCCACCTCATCAAGCAACACCAGGGATTGGGGAACGATTGTGGGTTCTGGGTTGTGGGTTGTGAATGAGTTGGATGCTTCCCCAACGTCCTCCACATCCTCCACGTCCTCCTGCTTTCCTTGCCGCTGCCCCTCTCCACCCAGAGCCTCCAGGATCCGGCTGATCCGCCGGATATGTCCAGAGAACGTAGACAGGCTTTGCTGGAGAGATTGTTCATCCCCGATGTCTGCCAGGATTTGATCAAACCAGGGCAGTTCAACGGGTTCACGGGCGGGGACAAATAGCCCTACTTTTGCCATCAACACCGCCAGACCCAGGGTTTTGAGTGTGACCGTTTTACCGCCAGTATTGGGTCCTGTAATGGCGACTACTCGAATTTGGGGTTGAATCACCAGGTCAATCGGAACGACGGGTTTTCCCTGCTCATGGCGCTGCTGCCAGATCAGAAGAGGATGGCGGAGATGGCGGAGGACGATTGGTTCTGAAGGCTGAATAAACCGGGGCGGATTTCCCTCGATCCATAGAGAATATCGGGCACGGGCAGTGGCAAGGTCAAGGGTGGTGGCGATCGCCAGTAGCCTTTCCAGATCGGCTTTAACAGCAGCCACCTGCCTGGTCAGGGTACGTCTGATCGCTTCGGCTTCGGCTTCTTCCTGCCGTTGAAGCTGGCGGAGCTGATTATTCAGGTTGACGGTGGGTTGGGGTTCCACATAGAGCGTTGCACCGCTTACGGAAATATCGTGGACAATGCCCGGAATGGCATCTTTCTGAGGCGCTTTGACCGGGATAACAAACCGTCCTTCTCGCTGGGTAATCAGATGTTCCTGGATGGCGCTGGCTTTCCGTTGGAGGATGCCTTGCAGAATGTCATAGACCCGATCGCGCAATTGCCGCTGCTGTTCTCGAATACCTGCCAGTTTTGGGGTTGCCCGATCAGCCACCTGTCCCCGGTCATCGATACAGCGATGAATTTCCTGCTCCAACTCTGGATAGGTGCGCAGGTCTGCCACAAGCTGGTTTAAGGTTTCCAGATCGGGGTGATCGTCAATCACCCGACGCAGATTCCGTGTCCCTGCCAGCGTGGTGGCGATCGCCAGTAGTTCTTCTCCAGACAGAATCCCCTTGAGAATGGCTCGTTCCAGCGATTCCCCCACATCGCTGATCCCCTCAAAGCTCAAACCACGGGTTAAACGGTTTTCTAATTCGCAGGTTTCCTGGGTCTGGTGCAGCAGCGTCTGAGTATCTTCCAATCTGACGGGAATTTTAAGATGTTGAGCTGCGATCGCCCCTAACTTGGTTGCCGCGAAGGTTGAAAGGTGACGGCAGAGGCGAGACCATTCCAGTAGTTCGAGCGTTTCAGCCTGAATCAAATTTTATTCGTCCCCGGTAATCCTTTCCCTATTTTAGAGAGTTGTGAAGCGGGAGAGGGAAGCGGAAAGGGGTTCGAAGAAGACGGTTTTCTCTTTCCCAACCTCGCCCTCCGCCCTCACCTCGCTCTCACCGTCAATGTATAGTTTCGTTGCATTCCCGGATCCGCCGTACCAACCCAAATTTTGTAACTGCCAGCCGCCCAGTCAGTATCGGTGATGCCAGCATCCTTCTTGGGTCCCGTGTCGTTACCGCAACGCATCACGCCATCCGATCCTTGAATTACCAGGGTGGTATCAAACCCACCACTATTAACTTTCAGGGCTAATTGGGAAAATGGCTGCTGTAAAATCAAAATATGGTCGGGGGTCGGGTCACCAAAGCCGAGACAGGGATTGTTGTGGCGATCGCGGTTGCTGGTAATCGCTGGTAAAGATGTGGAACCCCCCGTGGAGCCAGTCAGCATCCCGCCAGGCTTTTCAGCCGTCAGAGTCAATGAACCAAAGTTAGCCACCTGACTTAATCCAGGAGTTACCACAAAGACAACAAGCCCTGCCACCGAGGACAACCCCAGCCAGCAGACTTTCACATTCACTGAGCCAGACTTAGATGCCACTTGCAATCCTGACGGTCTTAATGGTTATTTGCATTTTAATCACCCAAATCATTGGGCTGCCGGTTCACTGGTTGAACCAGCTCAGTCTACCAAATTGGCTGTGGTTAGCTGCAATGCTGGGACTGGCTGCCTGGCTTATGAAGGATTGAGTGATCGCCCCAATGCATTTTTTTGATTAAGTCACAACACCCTGATCGGCTATTTTCTGCTTTGATTTAGAAAGTTTTGGTAGACAATTGCGGTAGAAGGGCACACTTTTATCATTGTTTACACACAATTGTTTATACACAATTGTTTACAAACAATTGACCTTACAGGGTTAGCTGAAAGCTGACTACACCCTGTCAGCCAATTTGTCCAGAATCGTTGACTTCCGCTTCGTAGGACCCCGTCATGACATCGCTACTGCCAGACAACGAAGCAACAAGCCTGAGAACAATGGTTGCACATCAGGCTTCAGACTGGTCTGGAGGTGAAGCACTGGGGGATATGGCGCAGTTGGCAGCCCTGATCGGTGAAACCCAGATTGGTGTAATCGTCACCTTAACCAGTAATCCCAGGAACCGTAATCTCGCTGACGATACCGATTCATTGATTGTCCAGGCAACCTTTGGACTGGACGCTGCCGACGCCATCCCGCTATTCCCCTTCTGCCACCGCTGCATCCGCCAGGACAGCCCACTGGTTGTGTCCGATACCCTGGCAGAGGAAACCTTTGCCCCCGATCGCGTTGCCATTGAGCCGTCCCAGTTTCGTTTTTTTGCTGGAGTTCCTCTGGTAACTATCGATGGTCTGC is from Leptothermofonsia sichuanensis E412 and encodes:
- a CDS encoding TFIIB-type zinc ribbon-containing protein encodes the protein MQCPKDRKTTLMDGTLMGQLPVLCCPDCQGAWLPPQSYGEWQEHQPSVDDPSELIDRVLETDATPSPTDGIASLCPACKCYLARVKVSTKTPFYLERCPNCKGIWCDRGEWEVLEKTGLHRIIDRLFSTEWQALVRERELFAQERRATIEKLGPELAARIFELAEVLAQHPNGDFGVAYLMRRFDQ
- a CDS encoding endonuclease MutS2, encoding MIQAETLELLEWSRLCRHLSTFAATKLGAIAAQHLKIPVRLEDTQTLLHQTQETCELENRLTRGLSFEGISDVGESLERAILKGILSGEELLAIATTLAGTRNLRRVIDDHPDLETLNQLVADLRTYPELEQEIHRCIDDRGQVADRATPKLAGIREQQRQLRDRVYDILQGILQRKASAIQEHLITQREGRFVIPVKAPQKDAIPGIVHDISVSGATLYVEPQPTVNLNNQLRQLQRQEEAEAEAIRRTLTRQVAAVKADLERLLAIATTLDLATARARYSLWIEGNPPRFIQPSEPIVLRHLRHPLLIWQQRHEQGKPVVPIDLVIQPQIRVVAITGPNTGGKTVTLKTLGLAVLMAKVGLFVPAREPVELPWFDQILADIGDEQSLQQSLSTFSGHIRRISRILEALGGEGQRQGKQEDVEDVEDVGEASNSFTTHNPEPTIVPQSLVLLDEVGAGTDPTEGSALAIALLKYLADHARLTIATTHFGELKALKYQDERFENASVEFDDVSLSPTYRLLWGIPGRSNALAIARRLGLKEEIVNQAQTYAGGASEEVNQVIAGLEAQRRRQEKKSEEAAKILDHAERLHQEVARKAASLKEREQQLQQAQEQAIQAAIAQAKQEIAQVIRQLQQGPMTAQAAQQATDAINTIADRQLPSRQQPKPKPGFQPQVGDRVRIPRLGQTAEVLTAPDDNDELTVRFGFMKMTVSLEDVESLDGEKPVSQQERRNKGAGTGNRKSISPASSNASETSAEKPSLPSDTPLIRTSRNTLDIRGSRVADAEPLIERAIAEAPEAGVLWIIHGHGTGKLRQGVHAFLQQHPQIERFELAKREDGGAGVTIAYLR